The genomic interval AAAAACACCTTGCCAAGTATTCGCATTAGCATCTAATTTCTCTGATTCATTTCCCCAGGTAAAAATAGCATTGTTATTAGAACCTTGCGCAGCAGACTCCCATTCTGCTTCAGTTGGCAAACGTCTATTTGCCCATTTACAATAAGCTAAAGCGTCTTCATAAGCAATATGCACAACAGGGAAATTATCTTTCCCAACAAGGTTAGAATTTGGTCCTTCTGGATGTTTCCAATTAGCGCCAATTTTCCATGTCCACCATTGAGAATAATTTTGCATGCTTACAACCGCATTTACATCTTTATTAAAAATCAAACTTCCTGGTTGTAAAATAGAATCGTGAGGCTTTTGAGCATTTGAAGGAAGTTGTTTTTTCATTTCTTCCCAATCAATTACTCTTTCCGCTATCGTAATATAATTAGTGGCTTCTACAAATTTTTTATATTGTTTATTGGTAACCTCAGTAATATCAATAAAAAAACCATCTACAGTTACCTTATGTGCTGGCTTTTCTCTTTCCATAGCATATGTATCAGACTTTTTTGCACCTTGAATAAACGTTTTTCTCTCAACCCAAACCATCCCTTTAGGAGGGTTAATTTTAGATATTTCTTTATCTTTAATTGTCTCTTTTTCTTTTGAGTTCTTTTTACAACTAAAAGAAATAGCAACAATGCAGAAGAAAACTAGTTTAATGAAGTAATATTTTTTAATCATCTTATACAAATAAATTAAAAAATCGCTGAAAATCAAAAGATTAACAGCGATTATTGTACAGGCGGAGAGACTCGAACTCTCACACCTCGCGGCACTAGATCCTAAGTCTAGCGTGTCTACCAATTCCACCACGCCTGCATTAATTTAGGACTGCAAATATAAACAATCCACTTAAACTGCAAAGTAGTTCATAATTATTTTTCTATTTTTGAAAGAGACAAAAAAAACAATCCATGCAAGACATAAAAACGTATATCAAAAATAATAAAGAACGCTTTTTAAATGAATTAATTGAGCTTCTTAAAATTCCTTCAGTAAGTGCAGATACAGCATTTACTCAAGATGTTTTTAATACAGCAGATGCAGTA from Lutibacter sp. Hel_I_33_5 carries:
- a CDS encoding formylglycine-generating enzyme family protein — its product is MIKKYYFIKLVFFCIVAISFSCKKNSKEKETIKDKEISKINPPKGMVWVERKTFIQGAKKSDTYAMEREKPAHKVTVDGFFIDITEVTNKQYKKFVEATNYITIAERVIDWEEMKKQLPSNAQKPHDSILQPGSLIFNKDVNAVVSMQNYSQWWTWKIGANWKHPEGPNSNLVGKDNFPVVHIAYEDALAYCKWANRRLPTEAEWESAAQGSNNNAIFTWGNESEKLDANANTWQGVFPVKNESVDGFEFISPVKSYPPNSIGLYDIAGNVWEVTSDLFNVNYYKEIDIAKPLLNPKGANKYYNPNNPYQVEYIMKGGSFLCHASYCSSFRISAKMGVVADSASDHMGFRTVATPDMLTSK